In Raphanus sativus cultivar WK10039 chromosome 5, ASM80110v3, whole genome shotgun sequence, the following proteins share a genomic window:
- the LOC108805269 gene encoding probable cysteine protease RDL3: MYEQWLVENRKNSNALGETERRFNIFKDNLKLIEAHNSVPDRTYELGLTRFADLTDDEFRAIHLRGKMVRTSDPVIGDRYLYKEGDVLPDEVDWREKGAVVPVKNQGDCGGCWAFAAVGAVEGLNKIKTGELVSLSEQELLDCDRGEDSGNFGCLGGNAADAFEFIVDNDGIVTDKVYPYTENDTAACKAIEMVTTRYVTIDSYEDAPHNDEMSLKKAVAHQPISVMIEAENTKLYKSGVFTGPCDHWYGNHNVVVVGYGTTERGEDYWIIRNSWGANWGESGYIKLQRNFHNSTGNCGVAIRPVYPLKSNSAFGLLSLSVCKLGVLFVLTGWVLL, translated from the exons ATGTACGAGCAGTGGCTTGTGGAGAACCGGAAGAACTCTAACGCTCTTGGAGAGACAGAGAGACGTTTCAATATCTTTAAAGACAACTTGAAGTTGATAGAAGCACACAACTCGGTCCCGGACCGGACTTACGAACTCGGATTGACCCGGTTTGCAGATCTAACCGACGATGAGTTTCGAGCTATTCACTTAAGGGGGAAGATGGTAAGGACAAGCGATCCAGTGATAGGAGATAGGTACTTGTACAAAGAAGGAGACGTTTTGCCCGATGAAGTTGACTGGAGAGAGAAAGGTGCAGTTGTTCCGGTCAAAAATCAAGGAGACTGTG GAGGTTGTTGGGCGTTCGCGGCGGTTGGAGCCGTGGAGGGTTTAAACAAGATCAAGACAGGAGAGTTAGTATCTTTGTCGGAACAAGAACTCTTGGATTGCGACAGAGGGGAAGATTCGGGAAACTTTGGATGTTTAGGAGGTAACGCAGCCGATGCTTTTGAGTTCATTGTGGATAACGATGGTATTGTAACGGATAAAGTTTACCCTTATACTGAGAATGATACCGCCGCGTGCAAGGCCATTGAG ATGGTTACCACTCGGTATGTTACCATTGATAGTTATGAGGATGCTCCACATAACGATGAGATGTCTTTGAAGAAGGCTGTTGCACATCAACCTATTAGTGTTATGATTGAAGCCGAAAATACGAAACTCTACAAATCT GGTGTGTTTACAGGGCCATGTGATCATTGGTATGGAAACCACAATGTGGTAGTTGTGGGGTATGGAACGACAGAAAGAGGTGAAGACTACTGGATTATCCGTAACTCATGGGGAGCAAACTGGGGTGAAAGTGGATACATTAAGCTTCAGCGTAACTTCCACAACTCAACTGGGAATTGTGGAGTCGCAATACGGCCTGTGTACCCACTCAAGTCCAACTCAGCATTTGGTTTGTTGTCTCTAAGTGTATGTAAATTGGgggttttatttgttttaactGGTTGGGTTTTGTTGTGA
- the LOC108863090 gene encoding transmembrane 9 superfamily member 8 has product MGTELRRISQTCRSSAIVFILLLCVHVAHSFYLPGVAPQDFDKGDELKVKVNKLTSIKTQLPYSYYSLPFCQPNKIVDSTENLGEVLRGDRIENAPYSFKMRDAQMCNVLCRVTLDDKTAKAFKEKIDDEYRVNMILDNLPLVVPIERGDPGSPAVVYQLGYHVGLKGQYEGSKEQKFFMHNHLAFTVRYHRDVQTDSARIVGFEVKPYSIKHEYDGKWSEKTRLTTCDPHTKRLVVSSSTPQEVEPKKEIIFTYDVDFQESEVKWASRWDAYLLMNDNQIHWFSIVNSLMIVLFLSGMVAMIMLRTLYRDISRYNELETQEEAQEETGWKLVHGDVFRIPTNSDLLCVYVGTGVQCLGMVFVTMIFAMLGFLSPSNRGGLMTAMLLLWVFMGLFAGYASSRLYKMFKGTEWKRIAFRTAFLFPAVVSSIFFVLNALIWGQKSSGAVPFGTMFALIFLWFGISVPLVFVGAYLGFKKPAVDDPVKTNKIPRQIPEQAWYMNPVFSILIGGILPFGAVFIELFFILTSIWLNQFYYIFGFLFLVFVILIVTCAEITVVLCYFQLCSEDYLWWWRSYLTSGSSALYLFLYATFYFFTKLQITKLVSAMLYFGYMLIASYAFFVLTGTIGFYACLWFTRLIYSSVKID; this is encoded by the exons TGAAGGTTAAAGTGAATAAACTAACCTCCATCAAGACTCAGCTTCCTTATTCGTATTACTCGCTTCCTTTTTGTCAACCTAACAAGATTGTTGATAGTACTGAGAATCTTGGAGAAGTGCTTCGTGGTGACCGCATTGAAAATGCTCCTTATTCG TTTAAGATGCGGGACGCACAGATGTGCAATGTTCTCTGCCGGGTCACTCTTGATGACAAGACTGCCAAAGCCtttaaagaaaagattgatgaTGAGTACCGTGTCAACAT GATCCTCGACAATCTTCCTCTTGTGGTTCCAATCGAAAGAGGGGATCCGGGTTCTCCCGCTGTTGTTTATCAGCTTGGCTATCATGTTGGTCTTAAAGGCCAGTATGAAGGG AGCAAAGAGCAAAAGTTCTTTATGCACAATCACTTGGCGTTTACTGTCCGATATCACAGAGATGTGCAAACTGATTCTGCAAGGATTGTGGGATTTGAAGTCAAACCTTACAG TATTAAGCATGAGTACGATGGAAAGTGGAGTGAGAAGACCCGCCTCACGACCTGTGATCCTCACACAAAACGCCTGGTCGTTAGCTCCTCTACCCCTCAAGAAGTCGAACCAAAGAAGGAGATTATCTTCACATATGATGTTGATTTCCAG GAAAGTGAAGTCAAGTGGGCATCTAGATGGGATGCATATCTTCTGATGAACGATAACCAAATTCACTGGTTCTCTATCGTCAATTCTCTGATGATCGTCCTGTTCTTGTCTGGTATGGTGGCGATGATAATGCTGAGGACCCTTTACCGTGACATTTCACGATACAACGAGcttgagactcaagaagaagctcaagaagagACAGGATGGAAGCTTGTCCATGGTGATGTTTTCAGGATTCCAACCAATTCTGATCTCCTCTGCGTCTACGTTGGCACAGGGGTCCAATGTTTAGGCATGGTTTTTGTCACAATGATCTTCGCCATGCTTGGGTTCCTCTCCCCTTCGAACCGGGGTGGTCTGATGACGGCCATGCTTCTGCTCTGGGTCTTCATGGGACTCTTTGCTGGTTACGCTTCCTCACGTCTCTACAAAATGTTCAAAGGAACAGAGTGGAAGAGAATCGCCTTCAGAACAGCCTTCTTGTTCCCTGCAGTTGTCTCCTCCATTTTCTTTGTCCTAAACGCTCTCATCTGGGGACAAAAGTCGTCTGGTGCTGTCCCCTTTGGAACAATGTTCGCCTTGATCTTCCTCTGGTTTGGCATCTCGGTTCCTCTCGTCTTTGTTGGAGCTTACCTCGGTTTCAAAAAACCAGCGGTTGATGACCCAGTGAAAACCAACAAAATCCCAAGGCAAATCCCAGAGCAAGCATGGTACATGAACCCGGTTTTCTCAATCCTCATTGGAGGAATCCTACCGTTTGGTGCTGTCTTCATCGAGCTCTTCTTTATCCTCACATCCATCTGGCTCAACCAGTTCTACTACATCTTTGGTTTCCTCTTCCTTGTCTTTGTAATCCTCATCGTCACTTGCGCCGAGATAACCGTAGTACTCTGCTACTTCCAGCTCTGCAGTGAGGACTACCTGTGGTGGTGGAGATCGTACCTAACATCTGGCTCGTCAGCTCTGTATCTATTCCTCTACGCGACGTTCTACTTCTTCACAAAGCTTCAAATCACAAAACTGGTGTCGGCGATGCTTTACTTTGGGTACATGCTCATCGCGTCTTACGCATTTTTTGTGCTCACAGGGACAATAGGGTTCTATGCTTGTCTCTGGTTCACAAGGCTCATCTATTCCTCTGTTAAGATCGATTAG